Below is a window of Bacillota bacterium DNA.
AATCTGGATAAGGTCCAGTTACAGTACCAAGTGGCCAAGGATGGCTTGACCTTGGAAATTAGGCAGAGTTACCAAGCGGTACTGGACGCCCAAGAGCGATTTAGTGTCCTGGAGAAGGGCGTGGAGGAAGCTCTGGAGACCTTGCGCTTGTCGGAGCTTTCCTATGAAGCCAACATGATTACCAGTAACGAAGTTCAGGATGCTCAATTGGCCGTCACCAATGCCAGGACGGAATACATTAATGCAGTCTTTGACTACAACCTGGCAAAGGCTCGCTACTCCCGGGCAGTGGCATCGGCTCTAAAAAGGTGATGAGCGAAATCAAAGCCAAGAGCGGATCTAGCATTTTGGGACTTAGGGAGTGGGAAGATGGGTAGTTTGATGCGGGGTGGGAGGAAGCTCCTACCGATACTTGCTACGCTAATCGCGTTGCTGATGATAGGACCAATCCAATCGGTTGATGCTCTCGGTGTCGAGGGCATCAACCTCGATGATATCCAGACTTTGGCGGACATACTCGAGGTTGCTCTCACCACAGATAAGGGTATTAAAGCTGCCGGTTACCAGCTGGAAGCGGCTCAGGCTCAACTTGAGCAGGCCAAGGCAGGCTTATGGCCCCAAATTCAGCTGGGGGCGGAGGGCAAAGTGTCCAACGCGCCGGAATTGGGTATGGCCAAAGACACCTTCCGAACTGTGTCGGGAAGGGTCACCTGGGCCCAGGCGCTAAAGCCCAACAATGATCTACAGGCGGGCCTGAAAATCACCGAGTTGGGCATCGAAGGTGCCACCATTGCCCAGCAACAGGCTGTGGTTGAGCTGGTGTATCGGGTACAGTCAGCCTACATGGCCTTGGTGGAAGCCGTCAATGGCCATCGCTTAGCCGAGGCCAGTGTGGCTATCGCCCAGCGGAAGGTTGAGATCGCCTCGGAGAAATTGGCAGCCGGGGTGGCCACGCCACTGGATGTCTTAACGGCGCAGAATGAACTGTTACAAGCCCAAACGATGCTGAATGCCGCTAACGGCGGTGTGGATCTGGCTGTATTGGGATTGCTGCAGATCATTGGTCTGGATCACAATTTCCTGGCCAATGGGAGACAGTGGGCAGAGAACTTGGTAGCCACCCAAGACGTGACACCGGTTCGTTGGCCAGTGGAGTATGAGGAGGCCGTCAACTATGCCCTGACCCATCGCTACGACTTGTTGGCTACGGAAAACCAGGTAGAGATGGCCCGGATCAATGTGGAATCCCTAGCGGGAAAACGAGATTGGAAGCTGTCTTTGGCAGGAACCAAACAAGCAGAAGAGGTCACCTTAATGGGTTCCATCGACACCGATTGGATGGCGGTAGCCAGTGTCTCGGCAAACAAGCAATGGGGCGAACCGAGTCCTTCGCCCATGGGGTTGATGGATCTGCTCATCCCAGAAATAATCAACAAACATGGCTCAGAAGTAATCAAGGATTACTTGCCCGACGAGTCAAGGGACAACCAAGATCCCTGGTCTATCGGTCTAGAACTTTCCTATACCTTGGGCGATGGAGGGGCGAAAGAGGCCAGAATTAGAGAGGCTGACGCTGAGTATCAGAGGGCCAAGCTGCTCTATGAGGGTCTCGTTGACAGTGTATCCATTGCCGTGTTTGCAGCTCAGGAGAAGGTGACCCAAACCTGGGCCGCCTATCAGTTGGCACAATCTTATCTGGAGCAGGCCCGGGGCAATCTGGAGCGGATGGAGCTGCTCTTTGAACTGGGTTCGGTGACTGAGACCGAGCTGTTAGACGTGGACCTGATGGTACGCCAGGCGGAGAATGAAGTGCAAGCTACTGGACTTACCTATGAACTAGCTAAGACAGAGCTGGCGATGGCCATTGGAGTGGCGGCCGAAAAATTGGTGCACGCGGTGGCAATAGGGGATTGGGCCCTGGTATTGAACTAGGGATCTTGGCTGGAAAGGAGGCGAGCTCTTGGCTGCATCGTCGGACAAACATAAGAGAATCCTGGAAGCGGCGACCCAGTTGTTTGGCGAATTGGGCTATTCCAAGGCTCGGATTGAAACTATTGCCGAGATGGCCGGAGTTGCCAAGGGTACGGTATACCTATATTTCAAGAATAAGCCCGATTTGTTTGCTTCCTGCATTGAGAATCGAATTGACGAACTGATTGCTCTATTAGAAACGGAAATTGAGAAGTGCTCCTCCGCCACCGAAGCCATTCGCAAGTTGATTGAAATCCATGTCAAGACCTTCGATGAGAACATGGGATTTGCGGATTTGGTTCGGCAGAATCTGGTCAATCTCGATCACATCCTTCGAGAACAGTTGATGGCCCGCCATTATCAGGCTCGACAAATGATAGAAGAATGGGTGGGCAAGATCTGTTGTCCCGATTCCGGTATTACGCCGTCCGTTGTTGTCGATGTGTTGATCGGGGCCACAACCTTTGCCGTTGCCTCTATACATCTGACCAACGGAGAGCTAGATACAGAGACCCTGGTAGAGGAACTGACGGCCCTGCTGGCTCCAGGGATAACGGGACAATTCGCCTAAGGCCATGGACAAGCCTTCGAGGTTAATTAACCAGCTCAGAACATCGATGTTTCTGGCTGGTTTTTTTCCTTCTGCGTCTGGTCTGGCTGCAGCCTGGCAGGAATTTCCTCAGTAACCGGTAACATGATTACAGAGATGAAGAGGACAAATTCCTTTAGTGGGGAGAGGTAAGGTGAATAGCGAAAAGCAGGATTCAAGACGGCAGCAGTTATTGGGTCTGCTAGGCGATCTACCAGAGATGGAGCGCCCGGTGCAGGCTAAATTGGTGGCAACGGAGGAGTATCCCGGTTACGTGTTGGAAAGGCTCCTTCTCGATCTCAATGGGATTGAGGCAGTGCCCGCTTACTTCGCTCGTCCCAAGCAGGTGACAGGGCCAACCCCCGTGGTGCTTTATAATCATGCCCATGGTGGGGACTATGAGTTGGGGAAGGACGAGCTGATCCGAGGTCGGGATCTCCTGCAGTCGCCGGATTATGCCACGGCTTTGACGGCAGCGGGATATAGTGTGCTGGCCATTGACGCTTGGCTTTTTGGGGAACGGCGAGGGCGAAGGGAATCAGAACTGTTCAAAGAGATGCTGTGGCAGGGTCGAGTCCTTTGGGGGATGATGGTCTACGACAGTCTTAAGGCCATCGATTATCTCGTCCAGCGGGAAGACGTTGACCCAGCGAGAATTGGTACCCTGGGCCTATCCATGGGAAGTACCATGGCCTGGTGGGTAGCCGCGCTGGATACCAGGGTCAAGGTTTGTATCGATCTATGTTGTTTGACGGACTATCAGGCGCTGATGGAAGCCCGGGGTCTCGATGGTCATGGGATTTACTACTATGTACCCAGCCTATTGAAATACTTCACTACCGCGGAGATCAACGCTTTGATTGTACCCCGACCCCATTTATCCATCGCCGGCAATTACGATCCTTTGACTCCACCGGCA
It encodes the following:
- a CDS encoding TolC family protein, with the translated sequence MGSLMRGGRKLLPILATLIALLMIGPIQSVDALGVEGINLDDIQTLADILEVALTTDKGIKAAGYQLEAAQAQLEQAKAGLWPQIQLGAEGKVSNAPELGMAKDTFRTVSGRVTWAQALKPNNDLQAGLKITELGIEGATIAQQQAVVELVYRVQSAYMALVEAVNGHRLAEASVAIAQRKVEIASEKLAAGVATPLDVLTAQNELLQAQTMLNAANGGVDLAVLGLLQIIGLDHNFLANGRQWAENLVATQDVTPVRWPVEYEEAVNYALTHRYDLLATENQVEMARINVESLAGKRDWKLSLAGTKQAEEVTLMGSIDTDWMAVASVSANKQWGEPSPSPMGLMDLLIPEIINKHGSEVIKDYLPDESRDNQDPWSIGLELSYTLGDGGAKEARIREADAEYQRAKLLYEGLVDSVSIAVFAAQEKVTQTWAAYQLAQSYLEQARGNLERMELLFELGSVTETELLDVDLMVRQAENEVQATGLTYELAKTELAMAIGVAAEKLVHAVAIGDWALVLN
- a CDS encoding TetR/AcrR family transcriptional regulator gives rise to the protein MAASSDKHKRILEAATQLFGELGYSKARIETIAEMAGVAKGTVYLYFKNKPDLFASCIENRIDELIALLETEIEKCSSATEAIRKLIEIHVKTFDENMGFADLVRQNLVNLDHILREQLMARHYQARQMIEEWVGKICCPDSGITPSVVVDVLIGATTFAVASIHLTNGELDTETLVEELTALLAPGITGQFA
- a CDS encoding alpha/beta hydrolase, whose translation is MERPVQAKLVATEEYPGYVLERLLLDLNGIEAVPAYFARPKQVTGPTPVVLYNHAHGGDYELGKDELIRGRDLLQSPDYATALTAAGYSVLAIDAWLFGERRGRRESELFKEMLWQGRVLWGMMVYDSLKAIDYLVQREDVDPARIGTLGLSMGSTMAWWVAALDTRVKVCIDLCCLTDYQALMEARGLDGHGIYYYVPSLLKYFTTAEINALIVPRPHLSIAGNYDPLTPPAGLDRIDAALRDAYQQAGFPERWDLVRYDTGHFETA